A region of Haliotis asinina isolate JCU_RB_2024 chromosome 7, JCU_Hal_asi_v2, whole genome shotgun sequence DNA encodes the following proteins:
- the LOC137291735 gene encoding trichohyalin-like, which yields MGELSVTEKRHVLEHVFNQYDTSRTGELTPVQLQMLHGDLRIGGISMPQVQASLAYTCATDMCSETELYNALQEMDRRYFLIQDLRWEFSMLDRTQTDLITEEQARWLVQTVHGRYFSKRTWEEFLLRRAVPGSGVSFAEIEVLLCDIPSRLKLEKENKDDDREKEERLRRQREMEEEAEKQRQRLKKEKEEQRRKKDENKKKEDDERRKRELEDDERKKREEEDRRRREEEEEAKRLKELEEEEERRRKEEDEKYKDVEKVKEEEERKEKETEDELNRLKKRREQENDEKKRKQLEEEEAKMSKLYIEHRNKRVRYQLKVAIKSRDKFKLEYSVTEFKKYNLEDTDMDLQKAQRLIKEFTAKENLKRAMTKREIEELEQAMSFVKKNGFEAQLAGDMQEANQLLSRLKRLERIRHEILELKQSTVAEIRSYSKPPLVVHTVMTVTLLILGHKEKDTKDWKAVQALVGKTGKESLKRQCVQTEAAKIPLATAKRAKTLLDKFELDEVRDVSAGAATFYVWAITMIEEALDVQK from the exons ATGGGTGAACTTAGTGTCACTGAGAAGCGCCATGTTCTTGAACATGTGTTCAACCAGTATGACACATCAAGGACAGGGGAGCTGACTCCTGTACAGCTTCAAATGCTGCATGGAGATCTTCGAATTGGTGGGATCAGCATGCCACAG GTACAGGCTTCATTGGCATACACCTGTGCAACAGATATGTGCAGTGAGACTGAACTGTACAATGCTCTGCAGGAGATGGATCGTCGTTATTTTCTTATTCAGGACTTGCGCTGGGAGTTTTCCATGTTAGACCGAACACAGACTGACCTCATCACAGAGGAGCAAGCAAG GTGGCTGGTCCAGACAGTTCACGGACGCTACTTCTCCAAGAGAACATGGGAGGAGTTCCTGTTGAGACGAGCTGTGCCTGGTAGTGGAGTGTCATTTGCTGAGATTGAGGTTCTCCTGTGTGACATTCCTAGTCGGCTCAAACTTGAGAAGGAAAACAAAGATGATGACAGAGAAAAGGAAG AGAGGCTTCGTAGACAGCGAGAGATGGAGGAGGAAGCAGAGAAACAGAGACAACGGCTGAAGAAAGAGAAAGAAGAACAAAGAAGGAAGAAGGATGAG AACAAGAAGAAGGAAGATGATGAAAGAAGAAAGCGGGAGCTGGAAGATGATG aGAGGAAGAAAAGGGAAGAAGAAGATCGGAGAAGGAGAGAAGAAGAGGAG GAGGCCAAACGCCTGAAAGAGTTGGAAGAGGAGGAAGAGAGGCGCCGCAAGGAAGAAGATGAGAAGTACAAGGATGTGGAGAAAGTCAAAGAG GAAGAAGAACGCAAGGAGAAGGAGACTGAGGATGAACTAAATCGTCTGAAAAAGAGAAGAGAGCAGGAGAATGATGAGAAGAAGAGGAAGCAGTTGGAGGAAGAAGAGGCCAAGATGTCCAAACTTTACATAG AGCACAGGAACAAAAGGGTTCGGTACCAGCTGAAGGTGGCCATCAAGTCACGGGACAAGTTCAAGTTGGAATACTCAGTGACAGAATTCAAGAAGTACAACTTAGAGGACACAGACATGGATCTCCAGAAGGCCCAGAGACTGATCAAGGAATTTACTGCTAAAGAAA aCTTGAAGCGAGCTATGACAAAGCGTGAAATTGAGGAACTGGAGCAGGCCATGTCCTTCGTCAAGAAGAATGGGTTTGAGGCTCAGCTGGCGGGTGACATGCAGGAGGCCAACCAGCTGCTGAGTCGACTCAAGCGCTTGGAGCGAATCCGGCATGAGATTCTGGAGCTAAAGCAGTCAACTGTGGCTGAGATCCGTAGCTACTCCAAGCCGCCTCTGGTTGTCCACACTGTTATGACTGTCACGTTGCTTATCCTGGGACATAAAGAGAAGGATACAAAG GACTGGAAGGCAGTTCAGGCTCTAGTGGGGAAGACAGGCAAGGAGAGTCTGAAGCGTCAGTGTGTGCAGACCGAGGCAGCAAAGATCCCGCTAGCCACAGCCAAGAGAGCCAAGACGCTCCTGGATAAGTTTGAACTGGATGAGGTCCGAGATGTGTCAGCTGGGGCAGCCACCTTCTATGTCTGG GCCATCACAATGATAGAAGAAGCTCTGGATGTCCAGAAATAA